One genomic region from Prochlorococcus marinus CUG1433 encodes:
- a CDS encoding high light inducible protein: MNSKEEQTNSEVTRPENESFVEQQKDPNYINEQIGDNQLDEKSIEIKDEYKFGWSSYSEKTNGRFAMIGFLSIILIELFSKQSFLKWAGIL; the protein is encoded by the coding sequence ATGAACTCGAAAGAAGAACAAACTAACTCAGAAGTCACTAGACCAGAGAATGAGAGTTTTGTAGAACAGCAGAAAGATCCAAATTATATCAATGAACAAATTGGAGATAATCAATTAGATGAAAAATCGATAGAAATTAAAGATGAATATAAATTTGGATGGAGTAGTTATTCTGAAAAAACTAATGGAAGATTTGCAATGATTGGCTTTCTTTCAATAATATTGATTGAACTATTTAGTAAACAATCGTTTTTAAAATGGGCAGGAATTTTATAA
- a CDS encoding Ycf66 family protein — translation MVNASLNWASIVGIVLAVCGGGLYFLRSFKPALARDYDVFFAAIGLLCGGILFFQGWRLDPILQFGQFLLAGTTVFFAYESVRLRGVATDQARRSSYFDDDPISDVPRNSRGRFNDDYDRFEESERLSRRFKPQEDEFEEDFTEGRSRRRNVSRAIPSTAASRSRPSTREISQFENDEPIRRRRQTSEDRNRKQPETNNFGERRNLSRDDVKTGSRPRMNRTVSRQDNISSSADSSPLRKKPNRSPVRQQTSTAQVEDASFKDAYQAKKPRETRRVSSSTRSSSKNQNSRYNVGTNKKKPRDNSSRFDD, via the coding sequence GTGGTCAATGCTAGTCTCAATTGGGCCAGTATTGTTGGTATAGTTCTCGCGGTATGTGGAGGAGGCCTTTATTTTTTGAGGTCTTTTAAGCCTGCCTTGGCGCGGGATTATGATGTTTTCTTCGCAGCAATTGGACTTTTGTGCGGCGGAATATTATTTTTTCAAGGCTGGAGGTTAGATCCTATCCTTCAGTTTGGTCAGTTTTTATTAGCAGGAACTACAGTTTTTTTCGCATATGAAAGTGTGCGATTGAGGGGAGTTGCTACTGATCAAGCTAGAAGGTCATCTTATTTTGATGATGATCCTATTTCTGATGTTCCAAGAAATTCTAGAGGTCGATTTAATGACGATTATGATAGGTTTGAAGAATCTGAAAGATTATCTAGGAGATTTAAACCTCAAGAAGATGAATTTGAAGAAGACTTTACGGAGGGGAGATCTCGTAGGAGGAATGTTTCAAGAGCCATACCCTCTACTGCAGCAAGTAGAAGTAGGCCATCTACAAGGGAAATAAGTCAGTTTGAAAATGACGAGCCTATAAGAAGGAGAAGACAGACTTCTGAAGATAGAAATAGGAAACAACCAGAAACAAATAACTTTGGTGAAAGAAGAAATTTATCTCGCGATGATGTTAAAACAGGGTCAAGACCCAGAATGAATCGTACAGTTTCTAGACAAGATAATATCTCTTCTTCTGCTGATTCTTCTCCATTAAGAAAGAAACCTAATAGATCCCCTGTTAGGCAGCAAACTTCAACAGCTCAAGTAGAAGATGCTTCATTTAAAGATGCTTATCAAGCTAAAAAACCACGTGAAACTCGTAGAGTAAGCTCTTCAACTAGATCAAGTTCAAAAAATCAAAATAGTAGATATAACGTTGGAACAAACAAGAAAAAACCTAGAGATAACAGTTCTAGATTTGATGATTAA
- a CDS encoding photosystem II reaction center X protein, which translates to MFQISSLLLAADFSAEVANNSAVGMIGSFIAAALLIVIPATAFLIFVSQKDSLDRTSTGRR; encoded by the coding sequence GTGTTTCAAATCTCAAGTTTATTATTGGCCGCAGATTTTTCTGCTGAAGTTGCAAATAATTCCGCAGTGGGAATGATAGGTAGTTTTATTGCTGCTGCCTTACTTATCGTTATTCCAGCCACTGCATTTTTGATTTTTGTCAGCCAGAAAGATTCCCTTGATCGTACTTCTACTGGAAGACGCTAG
- a CDS encoding YggT family protein, with protein sequence MLVNSLQILDISLGISLSYLTIVFLIRLILTWYPKIDLSKGLWLLVSIPSSSILNLTRKLIPPIGGVDVGPVIWIGFISFLREILVGQQGLIKLALHTHSS encoded by the coding sequence TTGCTTGTAAACTCTCTTCAAATTTTAGATATTAGTTTAGGAATTTCTCTTTCATATCTAACTATAGTTTTTCTAATAAGATTAATACTTACTTGGTACCCAAAAATTGATTTAAGTAAAGGTTTATGGTTATTAGTTTCAATACCATCCAGTTCTATTCTTAATTTAACAAGAAAACTAATTCCTCCTATTGGAGGCGTTGATGTTGGACCCGTAATTTGGATCGGATTTATAAGTTTTTTAAGAGAAATATTAGTTGGTCAGCAAGGGCTTATAAAACTTGCATTGCATACACATAGTTCATAG
- the accC gene encoding acetyl-CoA carboxylase biotin carboxylase subunit — MVEKVLIANRGEIALRIVRSCRELGIATVAVFSTVDKKALHVQLADEAVCVGDSLSNKSYLNIPNILAAATSRGVDAIHPGYGFLAENDKFAEMCNDHGIVFIGPSPKAIRSMGDKSTAKETMEAVGVPTVPGSKGLLSNVDEAYQLADDIGYPVIIKATAGGGGRGMRLVENADNLEKMFKAAQGEAEAAFGNDGLYMEKFIKKPRHVEIQILADKSGNVVHLGERDCSVQRRHQKLLEESPSPAINTALRKKMGNAAIAAAKSIGYEGAGTVEFLVDDDNNFYFMEMNTRIQVEHPVTEMVTGVDLIAEQIRIASGANLEFNQDDIHLNGHAIECRINAEDPSHNFRPSPGKITGWLPPGGPGVRVDSHVYTGYEIPPFYDSLIGKLIVWGKDRNTAIKRMNRALNECAVTGIPTTINFHLTLLNKAKFKEGKIHTKYVEEELLPNY, encoded by the coding sequence ATGGTTGAAAAAGTTTTAATTGCTAATCGTGGAGAAATTGCTTTACGAATTGTTAGAAGTTGTAGAGAACTAGGTATTGCAACAGTTGCAGTTTTTAGCACCGTAGATAAAAAAGCATTGCACGTTCAGCTTGCTGATGAAGCGGTTTGTGTTGGAGACTCGTTAAGTAATAAGAGTTATTTAAATATTCCCAATATTCTAGCTGCTGCTACATCAAGAGGTGTTGATGCTATTCATCCAGGTTATGGATTTCTTGCTGAAAATGATAAATTTGCTGAGATGTGTAATGATCACGGGATAGTTTTCATTGGTCCATCTCCAAAAGCTATTAGATCTATGGGAGATAAATCTACGGCTAAAGAAACTATGGAAGCAGTAGGAGTTCCAACAGTACCTGGTAGTAAAGGCTTGTTATCTAATGTTGATGAAGCTTATCAACTAGCAGATGATATTGGCTATCCGGTAATTATCAAAGCAACTGCTGGAGGAGGTGGAAGAGGTATGAGGTTGGTTGAAAATGCTGATAATCTTGAAAAAATGTTTAAAGCAGCACAGGGTGAAGCAGAAGCAGCTTTTGGTAATGATGGGTTATATATGGAAAAATTCATAAAGAAGCCAAGACATGTAGAAATTCAAATTTTGGCAGATAAGTCGGGTAATGTCGTTCATTTAGGAGAGCGAGATTGTTCAGTTCAAAGAAGACATCAGAAATTATTGGAAGAGTCTCCAAGCCCTGCTATCAATACTGCACTAAGAAAAAAAATGGGAAATGCAGCTATTGCTGCCGCGAAAAGTATCGGTTACGAGGGAGCTGGAACAGTTGAATTTTTAGTTGATGATGATAATAATTTTTATTTCATGGAAATGAATACTAGGATTCAAGTTGAACATCCTGTTACTGAAATGGTTACAGGCGTTGATCTAATAGCTGAGCAAATTAGAATCGCAAGCGGAGCAAATTTGGAATTTAATCAGGATGATATCCATTTAAACGGTCATGCTATTGAATGTAGAATTAATGCTGAAGATCCTTCTCATAATTTCCGACCATCACCTGGAAAAATAACTGGGTGGCTTCCTCCTGGTGGCCCTGGCGTTAGGGTTGATAGTCATGTTTATACGGGTTATGAAATACCTCCCTTCTATGACTCATTAATAGGTAAACTAATAGTCTGGGGAAAAGATCGTAATACTGCGATTAAACGTATGAATAGGGCCTTGAATGAATGCGCAGTAACTGGTATTCCTACGACAATTAATTTTCATCTAACCTTATTAAATAAGGCTAAATTTAAGGAAGGTAAAATACATACTAAATATGTAGAAGAAGAATTATTGCCAAACTACTAA
- a CDS encoding glycosyl transferase, which produces MKKKSVAVVIVSNGPGELATWVNPVVDELNKINKSLCDNDKLDFSLRLVLVPCPNATGKEYLVANSWNKFELITKSKSFWKLLIKPHSFADWPKKGIVIFLGGDQFWSILLAKRFGYLNITYAEWVSRWPKWTNEIAAMNVKVKELIPKRYKYKCKVIGDLMADIKLNSEISLRNKEKHYIALLPGSKKAKLSIGIPFFLEVADHIAKENQNINFIIPIAPTTDKREYLFFQSNKNPIAKYYSSKIKTIKNFKDSSFDYVIETSKKTKIYLIKKHPCYEILKECDLAITTVGANTAELAAISLPMLVVLPTQHLNMMNAWDGIFGVIGKISFVNRFLTFIIKNFYFKKKKFFAWPNIKAKRMIVPERIGNISTIKIAREVLFLIKNRDQLKSIKDNLNKERGDKGAAKKLASIIVNSIKKL; this is translated from the coding sequence ATGAAAAAAAAATCAGTTGCAGTAGTTATAGTTTCTAATGGTCCTGGTGAATTAGCTACATGGGTAAATCCTGTTGTGGATGAGCTTAACAAAATAAATAAATCACTTTGTGATAACGATAAACTCGATTTCTCTCTAAGGTTAGTCCTTGTTCCTTGCCCAAATGCCACTGGTAAAGAATATTTAGTTGCAAATTCATGGAATAAATTCGAATTAATTACAAAATCCAAAAGTTTTTGGAAATTATTAATAAAGCCACATTCTTTTGCTGATTGGCCAAAAAAAGGGATAGTTATTTTCCTTGGTGGGGATCAATTTTGGAGCATTTTATTAGCTAAAAGATTTGGTTATTTAAATATCACATATGCTGAATGGGTTTCACGATGGCCTAAATGGACCAATGAAATTGCTGCTATGAATGTAAAAGTAAAAGAGTTAATACCTAAAAGATATAAATATAAATGTAAAGTAATTGGCGATTTGATGGCAGATATCAAACTTAATAGTGAAATATCACTAAGAAATAAAGAAAAACACTACATTGCATTATTGCCTGGTTCTAAGAAAGCAAAGCTTTCTATTGGAATTCCTTTCTTCTTAGAAGTTGCAGATCATATCGCTAAAGAAAATCAAAATATAAATTTTATAATCCCCATTGCACCAACTACTGATAAAAGGGAATATTTATTTTTTCAAAGCAACAAAAATCCAATTGCTAAATATTACTCATCAAAAATCAAAACAATTAAAAACTTCAAAGACTCTAGTTTTGATTATGTAATTGAAACATCAAAAAAAACAAAGATTTATCTCATCAAGAAACATCCTTGCTATGAAATATTAAAAGAATGTGATCTTGCAATTACAACTGTAGGAGCAAATACTGCAGAATTAGCCGCCATTAGTCTTCCAATGTTAGTTGTTCTGCCAACTCAACACTTAAATATGATGAACGCTTGGGATGGTATTTTTGGAGTAATTGGAAAAATTTCATTCGTAAATAGATTCCTAACTTTTATAATTAAAAATTTCTATTTTAAAAAAAAGAAGTTTTTTGCTTGGCCAAATATTAAAGCTAAAAGAATGATTGTCCCTGAAAGGATCGGTAATATTTCGACAATAAAAATTGCAAGAGAAGTATTATTTCTTATTAAAAATAGAGATCAATTAAAAAGTATTAAGGATAATCTAAACAAAGAAAGAGGCGATAAAGGTGCAGCAAAAAAACTTGCTTCCATAATTGTTAATTCAATAAAAAAACTTTAA
- a CDS encoding PRC-barrel domain-containing protein, with product MSLSNTSANKNLPNSIPSERLWLRSELMGTQVITTDTGRRLGVVGEVVVDIDRREVVALGLRDNPLTRFLPGLPKWMPLESIKQVGDVILVDSLDSLSESFSPERYGKVINCQVITESGQLLGRVLGFSFDIETGDLISLVMGAVGVPLLGEGVLSTWEIPVEEIVSSGTDRIIVYEGAEEKLKQLSSGLLEKLGVGGSSWDEREVNGYSSNLVPVENQLLSGSESEQQNNLVQEYEEVVEQDDYEDDYEDDYEDELEYVEINGSEEAINNRKKLYMDNDDSDQIQNQNTVNQIDEKNNIDLKQKKQSTTNLASKRPIQNATETLDIEPLNEQNLVQDNKKSEKFEIDDPW from the coding sequence ATGAGCTTGTCTAACACATCTGCTAATAAGAATCTCCCTAACTCGATTCCTAGTGAACGTTTATGGTTAAGGTCAGAATTAATGGGAACACAAGTGATAACTACTGATACTGGAAGGAGGCTAGGCGTAGTTGGCGAAGTCGTTGTTGATATTGATAGAAGAGAGGTTGTGGCTTTGGGACTAAGAGATAATCCACTTACAAGATTTTTACCAGGTTTGCCAAAATGGATGCCTTTAGAAAGTATAAAGCAAGTTGGAGATGTTATATTAGTTGACTCCCTAGATTCTTTGAGTGAAAGTTTTTCTCCAGAAAGGTATGGGAAGGTAATTAATTGTCAAGTGATTACAGAATCTGGACAACTTCTGGGAAGAGTTCTTGGCTTTTCTTTTGATATTGAGACTGGGGATTTGATATCTCTTGTTATGGGTGCTGTTGGTGTTCCGCTTTTAGGCGAGGGAGTTTTAAGTACTTGGGAAATACCTGTTGAGGAAATTGTAAGTAGTGGTACCGATAGGATTATTGTCTATGAAGGTGCGGAAGAGAAATTGAAGCAACTAAGTAGTGGACTTCTTGAGAAACTTGGAGTCGGGGGTTCTTCATGGGATGAAAGGGAAGTTAATGGATACTCATCAAATCTTGTACCTGTTGAGAATCAGTTACTTTCAGGTTCTGAATCAGAACAGCAAAACAATTTGGTCCAGGAATATGAAGAAGTTGTTGAACAAGATGATTATGAAGATGATTATGAAGATGATTATGAAGATGAACTTGAATATGTTGAAATAAATGGTTCTGAAGAAGCAATAAATAATAGAAAAAAGCTATACATGGATAATGATGATTCTGATCAGATTCAGAATCAAAATACTGTTAATCAAATAGATGAAAAAAACAATATTGATTTAAAGCAAAAAAAACAATCAACTACTAATTTAGCTTCGAAAAGACCAATTCAAAATGCAACTGAAACTTTAGATATTGAACCACTAAACGAACAAAATTTAGTTCAAGATAATAAAAAATCAGAAAAGTTTGAAATTGATGATCCCTGGTAA
- the smc gene encoding chromosome segregation protein SMC, whose protein sequence is MRLVHINQVEFENFKSFGGNVKIPLEEGFTVVTGPNGSGKSNILDGILFCLGLANSRGMRAERLPDLINNSKVKEGKSSETSVSVKFNIQDWSPREDLPPLELEEEEIALNKGQKEWVVSRKLRLMPGGSYASTYTSDGKQCTLQQIQRILRDISVDPEGSNVVMQGDVTRIVSMNNKERRNLIDELAGVALFDTRIEQTNAKLNDVFERQERCEILENELQSSKNKLEKECEKAKRYKELKAKLLQIIELEKVLIFEEQVKHVESIEKKESEIEKNKILFNKQKESISKEISVLEDALKILVDELKEKGEDKLIKVNSDIGSINSSLRELDRISSLNKEEGIKLQKQRDEIAISKRNIESEKMRQENFDDNFLNQLNLQIDDLTLKHKLSRKKLSDAAGESGEFSKQSIKLNTELESIKNHINPLEIKKRKIEEETIQNNIQKDEILSQIESLDLEKQKLFQLNQRKKETSDTKNKNLASNSAEINSLKNEIDLLIKTKSRLNNEQLRLEKDLSRFESRKEALNESRGSYALRILLEAGLEGIHGYVAQLGEVSEKNRYALEIAAGNRLGQIVVDNDHIAAKAIEILKKKKAGRLTFLPLNRIKSQKKNYAISRFENNRETGFIDKAINLITFDEVYSDVFRYVFGDTLVFSDLSSARLSTQKNRLVTLSGELLEASGAITGGSKLNKDLAYRFGINNDIDDSSPIKERLLVIEEALKESNNDLILKNNRLGILNSKRSQIIEDCASFNKEIEVNQDSLKAVSQRIEDCKSRLNKLDTINNLLVNELGHLKNQLKPYHDKFDQLQTIQKANYEKNQKSSLIAFNDDFNNLDKKLELLIKERNTLLDKKNQFALNKERINNSLKITLLQEKNLQESIKQLSIAHSEWIEKRDQFKKELSDLDNQKNSLEKNLGLLRRKRDELNSSISNKRQEYNNYLLKLEYLERDMHSLKEEMRSEKIKLENYKKDLPNPSPEFGEYEGKSLESLQSEISIINEKLESLEPVNMLALDELEELIERLNGLREKLEILSNERSELLLRIETVSTMRQEAFMQAFTEVDRHFREIFANLSDGDGFLQLENPNSPLEGGLTLVAHPKGKNVRRLASMSGGEKSLTALSFLFALQKYKPSPFYALDEVDSFLDGINVERLSKLISNQSSNAQFIVVSHRRPMISASERTIGVAQARGANTQVIGLPNAA, encoded by the coding sequence TTGAGATTGGTACATATCAATCAGGTCGAGTTTGAAAATTTTAAATCTTTTGGGGGAAATGTAAAAATTCCTCTTGAAGAGGGTTTCACAGTGGTTACAGGCCCGAACGGTTCTGGGAAAAGTAATATTTTAGATGGAATTTTATTCTGTTTAGGTCTAGCTAATAGTAGAGGGATGAGGGCTGAAAGATTACCAGATCTAATAAATAACTCCAAAGTTAAAGAGGGTAAGTCATCAGAAACATCTGTATCAGTAAAATTTAATATTCAAGATTGGTCTCCCAGAGAGGACCTTCCGCCTTTGGAACTAGAAGAAGAAGAAATTGCCCTTAATAAAGGTCAAAAAGAATGGGTAGTTTCTAGAAAATTAAGGCTTATGCCAGGTGGTTCTTATGCTTCTACTTATACTTCTGATGGAAAACAATGTACCTTGCAACAAATACAGAGAATATTAAGAGATATTAGTGTTGATCCTGAGGGCAGCAATGTTGTTATGCAGGGTGATGTAACAAGAATAGTATCAATGAATAATAAGGAGAGGAGAAATCTTATTGATGAATTAGCAGGAGTCGCACTTTTTGATACAAGAATAGAACAAACTAATGCGAAATTAAATGACGTTTTTGAAAGACAAGAAAGATGTGAAATTTTAGAAAATGAATTACAATCTAGTAAAAATAAGCTTGAAAAAGAATGTGAAAAAGCAAAGCGATATAAAGAGTTAAAGGCAAAACTATTGCAAATAATAGAATTAGAGAAAGTTCTTATTTTTGAAGAACAAGTTAAGCATGTTGAATCTATAGAAAAAAAAGAAAGTGAAATTGAAAAAAATAAAATCTTATTTAATAAACAAAAAGAATCTATTAGTAAAGAAATATCAGTTTTAGAAGATGCTTTGAAAATACTTGTTGATGAGCTTAAGGAGAAAGGAGAGGATAAATTGATAAAAGTTAATTCTGATATTGGAAGTATTAACTCTAGCTTGAGAGAACTTGATAGGATATCAAGTCTGAACAAAGAAGAAGGTATTAAATTACAAAAACAGAGAGATGAAATTGCAATTTCTAAGAGGAATATCGAGTCAGAAAAGATGAGACAAGAAAATTTCGATGATAATTTTTTAAATCAATTGAACTTGCAAATTGATGATCTCACTTTAAAACACAAACTATCCAGAAAAAAACTTTCTGATGCGGCTGGAGAATCTGGAGAATTCTCAAAACAAAGTATCAAATTAAATACTGAGCTTGAAAGTATAAAAAATCATATTAATCCTTTGGAAATAAAAAAAAGGAAAATTGAAGAAGAAACTATTCAAAATAATATTCAAAAAGATGAGATATTGTCACAGATTGAATCCTTAGACTTAGAAAAGCAGAAACTTTTTCAGTTAAATCAAAGAAAAAAGGAGACATCCGATACAAAGAATAAAAACTTGGCAAGTAATAGCGCAGAAATTAATTCTTTAAAAAATGAAATCGATTTATTAATTAAAACTAAATCAAGGCTAAATAACGAGCAATTAAGGCTTGAAAAGGATTTATCTAGATTCGAAAGCAGGAAGGAAGCTTTAAACGAATCTAGAGGTTCATATGCTCTCAGAATTCTCTTAGAGGCAGGGTTAGAGGGTATACATGGTTATGTAGCTCAACTTGGAGAGGTCAGTGAGAAAAATAGATATGCATTAGAAATTGCTGCTGGAAATAGGTTAGGACAAATTGTTGTTGATAATGATCATATTGCTGCAAAAGCAATTGAAATTCTTAAAAAGAAGAAAGCGGGAAGATTAACTTTTTTACCTTTAAATAGAATTAAAAGTCAAAAAAAGAATTATGCAATTTCAAGATTTGAAAATAACAGGGAGACTGGATTTATTGATAAAGCTATAAATCTAATCACTTTTGATGAAGTTTATTCAGATGTTTTTCGATATGTTTTTGGAGATACTTTGGTTTTTTCAGACTTATCCTCAGCTAGGTTATCTACACAAAAAAATAGGTTGGTTACCTTAAGTGGTGAATTATTAGAGGCAAGTGGTGCTATTACAGGAGGCAGTAAGTTAAATAAAGATTTGGCTTATAGGTTTGGAATTAATAATGATATTGATGATTCCAGTCCTATAAAAGAAAGATTATTAGTTATTGAAGAAGCTTTAAAAGAGTCAAATAATGATTTGATACTAAAAAATAATAGACTTGGTATATTAAATTCTAAACGCAGTCAAATAATTGAGGATTGTGCCTCATTTAATAAAGAAATTGAAGTAAATCAAGATTCTCTCAAGGCTGTCTCGCAAAGAATTGAGGATTGTAAATCAAGATTAAATAAACTTGATACTATTAATAATTTATTAGTTAACGAGTTAGGTCATTTAAAAAATCAATTGAAGCCTTATCACGATAAGTTTGATCAACTACAAACCATTCAAAAGGCAAATTATGAAAAAAATCAAAAATCATCATTAATAGCTTTTAATGACGATTTTAATAATCTTGATAAAAAACTTGAATTACTTATTAAAGAGAGAAATACATTACTAGATAAAAAGAATCAATTTGCTTTAAATAAAGAGCGTATCAATAATTCATTAAAGATTACTTTACTACAAGAAAAAAACTTGCAGGAATCTATTAAACAACTCTCAATTGCTCATAGTGAATGGATAGAAAAAAGAGATCAATTTAAAAAAGAGCTTTCAGATCTCGATAATCAAAAAAATTCTCTCGAGAAGAATTTAGGTTTATTGCGAAGGAAAAGAGATGAATTAAACTCTTCAATTTCAAATAAAAGGCAAGAATATAATAACTATCTGTTAAAGCTTGAATATCTTGAAAGGGATATGCATTCCCTTAAAGAAGAGATGAGGAGCGAGAAAATAAAATTAGAAAATTATAAAAAAGATCTACCTAATCCTTCCCCGGAGTTTGGAGAATATGAAGGGAAGAGTCTTGAATCTTTGCAATCAGAAATTTCGATTATAAATGAAAAACTAGAAAGCTTAGAACCTGTCAATATGTTGGCTCTTGATGAACTAGAAGAATTAATTGAGAGATTAAATGGTTTGCGAGAAAAATTAGAAATTCTATCTAATGAAAGATCTGAATTATTGCTGAGAATAGAAACTGTATCTACCATGCGTCAAGAAGCTTTTATGCAAGCATTTACAGAAGTTGATAGACATTTTAGAGAAATTTTTGCAAATTTATCTGATGGAGATGGATTTCTTCAACTTGAAAATCCTAATTCTCCTTTAGAAGGAGGATTAACTTTAGTGGCTCATCCCAAGGGGAAAAATGTCAGAAGATTAGCGTCTATGTCAGGTGGTGAAAAATCTTTAACTGCTTTAAGTTTTTTATTTGCTTTGCAAAAGTATAAGCCTTCACCTTTTTATGCCTTAGACGAGGTTGATAGTTTTTTAGATGGTATTAATGTTGAAAGGTTGTCAAAACTAATATCAAATCAGTCATCAAATGCTCAATTTATAGTCGTAAGTCATAGAAGGCCTATGATTAGTGCATCTGAACGTACAATTGGGGTTGCGCAAGCAAGAGGTGCTAATACTCAAGTTATTGGGTTACCAAATGCTGCATAA
- a CDS encoding phage holin family protein codes for MEKPKNKNFANTASRISAIASSVMDLHVRIALQEVDREKRRLISGGIFLAIGSTLLLLVLICIHIIFYLFLTKYNNWNIEYNLLLIIFIDLVLAGLSLKLGGKLAKGPYLPQTLEGLGKTTKAVLGKK; via the coding sequence ATGGAAAAACCAAAAAATAAAAACTTTGCAAATACCGCCTCTAGAATTTCAGCGATTGCAAGTTCAGTTATGGATTTGCATGTAAGAATAGCTCTTCAAGAAGTAGATAGAGAAAAAAGAAGATTAATTAGTGGTGGAATATTTTTGGCAATTGGCAGCACATTATTATTATTAGTACTAATTTGCATCCATATTATTTTCTACCTTTTTCTAACAAAATATAATAACTGGAATATTGAATATAATTTATTACTCATAATATTTATCGATTTAGTTCTTGCAGGCTTAAGTTTAAAACTTGGAGGAAAATTAGCCAAAGGACCATATCTTCCTCAAACATTAGAGGGTTTAGGCAAGACAACAAAAGCCGTTTTAGGCAAAAAATAA
- a CDS encoding class I SAM-dependent RNA methyltransferase: MNVVASSPEGLEKYLAEEISNLGGFNINTYKRFIKFECDFETFYRVHFYSRLAFRFYREIASFNCYDKQSLYAGVRDSFDWLNWVHFDKTFNVQVTGRTSSLSHTHFTALEVKNSITDLQQAVWNKRSNISLDNPDFIIHLHLNNNKAILSLQSSVESLHKRGYRPAIGNAPLKENLASGLINMTQWNGKVPLIDFMCGSGTFLIEAVNQYLGVPINIDQVYLFENWLDFRKDIYLNEKNKAKNKIINYEKLPTIIGCEIDKKVFEQANVNISLAGLENYIELINNDFLALQLSCIPGIIICNPPYGKKLGDENELIYLYEQMGIFLKNNFSGWEFWLLSGNPKLTKYLKMKSSLKIPVSNGGIDCRWIKYLIR; the protein is encoded by the coding sequence ATGAATGTAGTGGCATCATCTCCGGAGGGACTAGAGAAATATTTAGCAGAAGAAATTTCAAATTTAGGCGGCTTTAATATTAATACTTATAAAAGATTTATTAAATTTGAATGTGATTTTGAAACTTTTTATAGAGTTCATTTCTATTCCAGATTAGCTTTTCGTTTTTATAGAGAAATTGCAAGTTTTAATTGCTATGACAAGCAATCTTTATATGCGGGAGTTAGAGATTCATTTGATTGGTTAAATTGGGTACACTTTGATAAAACGTTTAATGTTCAAGTAACTGGGAGAACATCTTCTTTAAGTCATACTCATTTCACAGCTCTTGAAGTAAAAAATTCTATAACTGATTTGCAACAGGCAGTTTGGAATAAAAGATCAAATATTTCTTTAGATAATCCTGATTTTATAATTCATCTGCATTTAAACAATAATAAAGCAATTCTCAGTCTTCAAAGCAGCGTAGAAAGCTTACACAAAAGAGGCTATAGACCAGCAATTGGAAATGCTCCATTAAAAGAAAATTTAGCTTCTGGATTGATAAATATGACTCAATGGAATGGCAAAGTTCCATTAATAGATTTTATGTGCGGCTCGGGAACTTTTTTAATTGAGGCAGTCAACCAATACCTTGGAGTTCCCATAAATATTGATCAAGTATATCTTTTTGAGAATTGGTTGGACTTTAGGAAAGATATTTATCTTAATGAAAAAAATAAGGCAAAAAATAAAATTATAAATTATGAAAAATTGCCAACAATAATAGGATGTGAAATTGATAAAAAGGTTTTTGAGCAGGCGAATGTAAACATATCATTAGCTGGACTAGAAAATTATATTGAGCTTATAAATAATGATTTTTTAGCACTCCAATTAAGTTGCATACCTGGGATAATCATATGTAATCCTCCATACGGCAAAAAATTAGGCGATGAAAATGAATTGATTTATTTATATGAACAAATGGGAATCTTCCTAAAGAATAATTTTTCAGGTTGGGAATTTTGGCTGCTAAGTGGAAATCCAAAACTAACAAAATATTTGAAAATGAAATCTTCATTGAAAATTCCTGTTAGTAATGGGGGAATAGATTGTAGATGGATAAAGTATTTAATAAGGTAA